The following are encoded in a window of Stegostoma tigrinum isolate sSteTig4 chromosome 40, sSteTig4.hap1, whole genome shotgun sequence genomic DNA:
- the LOC125447951 gene encoding late histone H2B.L4-like — MKKLSPKICQNWTKSSKESCSIYIYKVMKQVHPDADISSRAMGIMDLFVSDIFKQITSGTACLAHCNKSSTTISLEIQTAVYLLLPGKLATHVVLDGTTLVTKYTGSNWLSMWNGALIELHFADDSFNHKTEYLGILLLPRLSVTALC; from the exons ATGAAGAAGCTATCCCCGAAGATCTGCCAGAATTGGACCAAGTCCAGTAAGGAGAGTTGCTCTATCTACATTTACAAGgtgatgaagcaggttcacccTGACGCTGACATTTCTTCCAGAGCCATGGGTATCATGGACTTGTTTGTCAGTGATATTTTCAAGCAAATCACCAGCGGGACTGCCTGCCTGGCACATTGCAACAAGAGCAGCACCACCATCTCCCTGGAGATCCAGACTGCTGTGTACCTGCTGCTCCCTGGGAAGCTGGCCACACATGTTGTGTTGGATGGCACAACGTTGGTCACCAAGTACACTGGCTCCAA CTGGCTGTCCATGTGGAATGGAGCATTAATTGAATTACATTTTGCTGATGACAGCTTTAACCACAAGACTGAATACCTTGGAATATTGTTGCTACCCCGGCTTTCAGTTACCGCCTTGTGTTAG